Proteins encoded within one genomic window of Trichoderma asperellum chromosome 2, complete sequence:
- a CDS encoding uncharacterized protein (TransMembrane:1 (n3-11c16/17o244-264i)~EggNog:ENOG41~SECRETED:SignalP(1-16)), translated as MRFTTAAAVLATSVLAQEPVSTDYTTELVTITACAASITNCPARHQTTSVQTNYIPLTTSTFYVTNVHTITSCGPEVTNCPAHSTVLSTEVVPTSTAVGPVSAYPTAAPTTQVWSNGTAPYSSVVAPPPYSAPAAPQSSAAAVSVPAVSIPAQLPTSGAAAPTGGAPVSSAAAQCPGSSVVAVTKSYTTVLTSVEYQTVAVPCPTAPAGGNPGAGAPSGTGAVPPQPTGPAGNGTSVPPPVNGAASFTGSAAFAAVAGAVALFLA; from the exons ATGCGTTtcaccaccgccgctgctgttCTGGCCACCTCGGTCCTCGCCCAGGAGCCCGTCTCCACCGACTACACCACCGAGTTGGTCACCATCACTGCCTGTGCTGCCTCCATCACCAACTGCCCGGCCCGCCACCAGACCACCTCCGTCCAGACCAACTACATCCCGTTGACCACCTCTACCTTCTACGTGACCAACGTCCACACCATCACCTCTTGCGGCCCTGAGGTTACCAACTGCCCGGCTCACAGCACCGTCCTCTCCACCGAGGTTGTCCCTACCTCCACCGCTGTCGGCCCGGTCTCTGCCTACCCCACCGCTGCTCCCACCACTCAGGTCTGGTCCAACGGCACTGCTCCTTACAGCTCTGTCgttgctcctcctccctaCTCTGCTCCGGCCGCTCCCCAGAGCTCCGCCGCTGCCGTCTCTGTCCCCGCCGTCTCTATCCCGGCTCAGCTCCCCACcagcggtgctgctgctcccactGGCGGTGCCCCCGTCAGCTCCGCCGCCGCTCAGTGCCCCGGCAGCTCCGTCGTCGCCGTTACCAAGAGCTACACCACCGTCCTGACCTCTGTTGAGTACCAGACCGTTGCCGTCCCTTGCCCTACCGCCCCTGCTGGTGGCAACCccggtgctggtgctccCTCTGGCACTGGTGCTGTTCCTCCTCAGCCCACTGGCCCTGCTGGCAACGGAAC CTCTGTTCCTCCTCCCGTTAACGGCGCTGCTTCCTTCACTGGCTCCGCCGCTTTCGCCGCCGTTGCCGGTGCCGTCGCTCTGTTCCTTGCTTAA